A region from the Vanacampus margaritifer isolate UIUO_Vmar chromosome 5, RoL_Vmar_1.0, whole genome shotgun sequence genome encodes:
- the tsku gene encoding tsukushi: MALFLWLGLLSLLAGVGSTSVKNCHPGCHCEVESFGLFDSFSLTTADCRGLGPGAAMPVPIPLDTAFLDLSANNMGPLTDTMLAGPGYTTLVSLDLSSNHITTISPNALSKLRYLETLDLSHNDLEGLSPGCFSGLPLAEVDLSHNSFRDFNMDAFAAKVNSKAVSVDLSHNKLVSISTTPHRKLVHIQSLNLTANRLSSIPRLAGLEILRYLNLDNNPIVAIKEGEFSHLTDLVYLSLSSLHQLQEIEARSFDGLQSLQVLDLSNNPKLKTLSPSVFTRLDSLQELNLSGCGATSLPNNMLSHLPAIKSITLGQNIRCLRTQKQGQFHRQLGQTQHDEVLNCSRDGVAL, from the exons ATGGCGCTCTTCCTGTGGCTTGGCCTGCTGTCGCTGCTGGCGGGCGTCGGGTCCACCTCGGTCAAGAACTGCCACCCGGGCTGCCACTGCGAGGTGGAAAGCTTCGGCCTGTTCGACAGCTTCAGCCTGACCACAGCAGACTGTCGAGGGTTGGGCCCCGGCGCCGCCATGCCCGTGCCCATACCGCTGGACACGGCCTTCTTGGACCTGTCCGCCAACAACATGGGGCCCCTCACTGACACCATGCTGGCCGGGCCGGGCTATACCACCCTCGTTAGCTTGGACCTTAGCAGCAACCACATTACAACG ATCAGCCCCAATGCTTTGTCCAAGCTGCGTTACCTGGAGACTCTGGATCTGAGCCACAACGACCTGGAGGGCCTCTCGCCGGGATGCTTTTCCGGCCTCCCTCTGGCCGAAGTGGACCTTAGCCACAACAGCTTCCGGGACTTCAACATGGACGCGTTTGCGGCCAAAGTCAACAGCAAAGCCGTCAGTGTGGATTTGTCACACAACAAGCTTGTGTCTATTTCCACAACACCGCACAGAAAACTTGTACACATTCAAAGCTTGAATCTGACTGCGAACCGTCTGTCCAGCATACCGAGGTTGGCGGGACTTGAGATCTTGAGATACCTCAATCTCGATAACAACCCCATTGTTGCCATTAAAGAAGGCGAGTTTTCTCACCTGACAGATCTGGTTTACTTGTCCCTCAGCAGCCTTCATCAGCTTCAGGAAATCGAAGCGCGCAGCTTTGATGGCCTCCAGAGCCTCCAGGTGTTGGACCTCTCCAACAACCCCAAGCTCAAGACATTAAGCCCGTCCGTGTTCACCAGGCTGGACTCGCTGCAGGAGCTGAATTTATCCGGTTGCGGCGCCACCTCCTTGCCAAATAACATGCTCTCGCACCTCCCCGCTATAAAGAGCATCACGCTAGGACAGAACATCCGCTGCTTGAGGACCCAGAAACAAGGACAGTTTCACAGGCAATTGGGTCAGACCCAACACGATGAGGTACTCAACTGCAGCCGGGACGGCGTTGCGCTGTGA
- the gucy2f gene encoding retinal guanylyl cyclase 2 isoform X1 produces MTSKEDGYSAVSLKRHYLKFTARTMRHFRPLWSNHPFVPLVKSRHTLLTPSFYNFFIWVLLGLLTFPCCVHCLVFKVGVLGPWNCDPVFYRTLPAAAARLAVSRINEDLSLNLGLKMDFVILQEHCETSRALTEFINYENMADAFVGPTNPGYCTASSLLAKNWDKAIFSHACVNFELDRITGYPTFSRTVPLPSEVLFAVLKHFRWANIVVVSSNEDIWMDTAERVAAAMRKKGLPVALVTSVGVNDTQVESTLRKIQDAGEIRVIIMCMHSVLLGGERQANFLIKAQQMGLTLGQYVFVPYDALHYSLPYNTPYFSLQNNSRLSEAYDAVLTITVVSDPVSFNEAYAAAKESGELKLSAAAEQVNPLFGTIYNSIHLLAKSIHKTRTAGMHLSGSNLAYFTKNISFSGFNQKVQVDGDGELKTSYVILDTSNGGSQLYPTYLVDLTNGRLRFAGRSISFPGGSPPPSDSSCWFVKNLLCKGGVEVTYIIVVLAVILALAVTGLVISLYIRRRLQQIQLFKGPNRILLTLEDLTFINPQISKRKITLEDMCESKSALEEKSADRSHSVNSMQTATHESTNVAVFEGDWVWLKKFEDDQFKEVKQSGTKIFTKMKDLRNENVNPFLGFFMESSMFAVVTEHCSRGSLQDLLRNEDVKLDWMFKSSLVLDLIKGMKYLHHRDFPHGRLKSRNCVVDGRFVLKITDYGFNELLESQKAPVEQPPPEDLFWTAPEFLRDLANSRKGTFKGDVYSFSIILQEVVVRGPPYCMLGLPPEEIIRKVKKPPPMCRPTVAPDQAPLECIQLMKQCWSELPDRRPSFSEIFDRFKIINKGKKTNIIDSMLRMLEQYSSNLEDLIRERTEELEVEKHRTEKLLSEMLPPSVAEALKTGATVEPEYFDQVTIYFSDIVGFTTISSLSDPIEVVDLLNDLYTLFDAVLSNHDVYKVETIGDAYMVASGLPKRNGNKHAAEVANMSLNILSSVGTFRMRHMPDVPVRIRIGIHSGPCVAGVVGLTMPRYCLFGDTVNTASRMESTGLPYRIHVNLSTVNILRSLKEGYKIEVRGKTELKGKGIEETYWLVGKSDFAKPLPKPPEIKPGVNWQEMVTDEIKTLFRKANRPVDKQKMSGKEGKM; encoded by the exons ATGACTTCAAAGGAAG ATGGCTATTCTGCAGTGAGCCTAAAACGTCACTACCTCAAATTCACAGCCAGGACAATGCGACATTTTCGACCTCTATGGTCCAACCATCCATTTGTGCCTTTAGTGAAAAGCAGGCATACTTTACTGACGCCATCTTTTTACAACTTTTTCATATGGGTCCTTCTCGGATTGTTGACGTTCCCTTGCTGCGTCCACTGTTTGGTATTCAAAGTGGGCGTCCTGGGGCCTTGGAACTGTGACCCGGTCTTCTACAGGACGCTACCGGCCGCCGCCGCAAGGCTCGCTGTGAGCAGGATAAACGAAGACCTCAGTTTGAATTTGGGTCTGAAGATGGACTTTGTCATCCTGCAGGAGCATTGCGAAACTTCCAGAGCTCTGACTGAGTTTATAAACTACGAGAATATGGCGGACGCCTTTGTGGGCCCCACTAATCCCGGGTACTGTACCGCATCGTCACTGCTGGCAAAGAACTGGGACAAGGCCATCTTCTCCCACGCCTGCGTCAATTTCGAGCTGGACCGCATAACGGGATACCCGACCTTTTCCAGGACGGTGCCGCTTCCGTCTGAGGTGCTTTTTGCGGTACTGAAGCACTTCCGGTGGGCTAACATCGTGGTGGTCTCATCCAACGAAGACATCTGGATGGATACGGCCGAGAGAGTGGCTGCTGCTATGAGGAAAAAAGGGCTTCCCGTTGCCTTGGTTACGTCTGTGGGCGTCAACGACACCCAAGTTGAGAGCACGTTGAGGAAGATCCAAGATGCAGGGGAGATAAGAG TGATCATCATGTGCATGCACTCGGTGCTTCTCGGCGGAGAGCGGCAAGCCAATTTCCTCATCAAGGCGCAACAAATGGGTCTGACTTTGGGCCAGTACGTTTTCGTGCCCTATGACGCCCTGCACTACAGTTTGCCCTACAACACCCCCTACTTTTCCCTGCAAAACAACAGCAGGCTGAGCGAGGCCTACGATGCCGTGCTCACCATCACCGTAGTCTCGGACCCTGTGTCCTTCAATGAGGCGTACGCGGCAGCAAAAGAGAGCGGGGAATTGAAGCTGAGTGCGGCTGCGGAGCAG GTGAATCCTCTATTCGGCACAATCTATAACAGCATTCATCTCCTTGCCAAGTCCATCCACAAAACCAGGACAGCCGGCATGCACCTGTCAGGCTCAAACCTGGCCTACTTCACCAAGAACATCTCCTTCAGCGGCTTCAACCAGAAGGTCCAGGTGGACGGCGATGGTGAACTCAAAACTAGCTACGTCATACTAGACACCAGCAACGGTGGCAGCCAGCTGTATCCGACCTACTTGGTGGATCTCACAAATGGGAGGCTTCGGTTTGCTGGGAGGTCCATTAGTTTTCCAGGAGGGTCTCCTCCACCGTCCGATTCCAGCTGCTGGTTTGTTAAGAATCTTCTCTGCAAAGGAG GTGTGGAGGTCACCTACATCATCGTGGTGCTTGCGGTCATCTTGGCTCTAGCTGTAACAGGGCTCGTCATTAGTCTATACATCAG GAGGAGACTCCAGCAAATCCAGCTGTTCAAAGGCCCAAATCGGATCCTGCTGACCTTAGAGGATCTTACTTTCATCAACCCTCAGATTAGCAAGAGG AAAATCACTTTAGAGGACATGTGTGAGTCCAAAAGTGCTCTAGAAGAAAAATCTGCTGACCGCTCACATTCCGTGAACAGCATGCAGACAGCAACTCATGAGTCCACCAACGTTGCCGTTTTTGAG GGTGACTGGGTGTGGCTCAAGAAATTTGAGGATGACCAGTTTAAGGAGGTGAAGCAGAGCGGCACAAAGATTTTTACCAAG ATGAAGGATTTGAGAAATGAGAACGTGAATCCCTTCCTGGGTTTCTTCATGGAGAGCTCCATGTTTGCGGTGGTGACGGAGCACTGCTCCAGGGGGAGTCTACAAGACCTTCTTAGGAATGAGGACGTCAAATTAGACTGGATGTTCAAGTCCTCGCTTGTGCTTGACCTCATCAAG GGTATGAAATACCTCCACCATAGGGATTTCCCGCATGGCCGGCTAAAATCTCGGAATTGCGTGGTAGACGGGCGCTTTGTGCTCAAGATCACAGACTATGGCTTTAACGAGCTGCTAGAGTCTCAAAAAGCTCCCGTAGAACAACCTCCACCTGAAG ACCTTTTTTGGACCGCCCCAGAATTCCTGAGGGATCTCGCAAACTCCCGTAAAGGCACCTTCAAAGGCGATGTGTACAGTTTTTCCATTATTCTCCAAGAGGTGGTGGTCCGAGGACCACCGTATTGCATGCTGGGCCTACCACCTGAAg AGATCATTCGAAAGGTTAAGAAGCCCCCTCCAATGTGCCGGCCCACTGTAGCTCCCGACCAGGCTCCTCTGGAATGTATCCAGCTGATGAAGCAGTGCTGGAGTGAGCTTCCAGACCGAAGACCCAGCTTCAGTGAGATTTTTGACAGG tTCAAGATCATTAACAAGGGTAAGAAGACCAACATCATTGACTCCATGTTGAGGATGTTGGAGCAGTACAGCTCCAATCTGGAGGACCTCATCCGAGAGCGAACTGAGGAGTTGGAGGTGGAGAAGCACAGGACAGAGAAGCTGCTCTCTGAGATGCTGCCACC TTCCGTGGCCGAGGCGCTGAAAACCGGCGCCACGGTGGAGCCGGAGTACTTTGACCAGGTGACCATCTACTTCAGTGATATCGTGGGGTTCACCACCATCTCGTCACTCAGTGACCCCATTGAGGTGGTTGACCTTCTCAACGACCTTTACACTTTGTTTGATGCTGTTCTCAGCAACCATGATGTCTACAAG GTGGAGACCATCGGTGATGCTTACATGGTGGCGTCAGGTCTGCCCAAGAGAAACGGCAACAAGCACGCCGCTGAagtcgccaacatgtctctgaacATCCTCAGCTCGGTGGGAACCTTCCGGATGCGCCACATGCCCGATGTTCCTGTCAGGATACGGATCGGGATCCACTCAG GACCCTGCGTCGCTGGAGTGGTGGGCCTGACCATGCCTCGCTACTGCCTGTTTGGAGACACCGTCAACACTGCCTCAAGAATGGAATCCACCGGCCTGC CTTACAGAATCCATGTTAACTTGAGCACTGTGAACATCCTCCGCTCTCTCAAGGAAGGTTATAAAATAGAAGTCAGAGGCAAGACAGAGCTGAAG GGGAAAGGCATTGAAGAGACATACTGGCTGGTAGGGAAGTCTGACTTTGCAAAGCCTTTGCCAAAACCACCAGAGATCAAACCAGG GGTCAACTGGCAGGAGATGGTGACTGATGAGATCAAGACTCTTTTCCGCAAGGCCAACAGACCAGTGGACAAGCAAAAAATGAGCGGAAAAGAAGGGAAGATGTGA
- the gucy2f gene encoding retinal guanylyl cyclase 2 isoform X2, whose protein sequence is MRHFRPLWSNHPFVPLVKSRHTLLTPSFYNFFIWVLLGLLTFPCCVHCLVFKVGVLGPWNCDPVFYRTLPAAAARLAVSRINEDLSLNLGLKMDFVILQEHCETSRALTEFINYENMADAFVGPTNPGYCTASSLLAKNWDKAIFSHACVNFELDRITGYPTFSRTVPLPSEVLFAVLKHFRWANIVVVSSNEDIWMDTAERVAAAMRKKGLPVALVTSVGVNDTQVESTLRKIQDAGEIRVIIMCMHSVLLGGERQANFLIKAQQMGLTLGQYVFVPYDALHYSLPYNTPYFSLQNNSRLSEAYDAVLTITVVSDPVSFNEAYAAAKESGELKLSAAAEQVNPLFGTIYNSIHLLAKSIHKTRTAGMHLSGSNLAYFTKNISFSGFNQKVQVDGDGELKTSYVILDTSNGGSQLYPTYLVDLTNGRLRFAGRSISFPGGSPPPSDSSCWFVKNLLCKGGVEVTYIIVVLAVILALAVTGLVISLYIRRRLQQIQLFKGPNRILLTLEDLTFINPQISKRKITLEDMCESKSALEEKSADRSHSVNSMQTATHESTNVAVFEGDWVWLKKFEDDQFKEVKQSGTKIFTKMKDLRNENVNPFLGFFMESSMFAVVTEHCSRGSLQDLLRNEDVKLDWMFKSSLVLDLIKGMKYLHHRDFPHGRLKSRNCVVDGRFVLKITDYGFNELLESQKAPVEQPPPEDLFWTAPEFLRDLANSRKGTFKGDVYSFSIILQEVVVRGPPYCMLGLPPEEIIRKVKKPPPMCRPTVAPDQAPLECIQLMKQCWSELPDRRPSFSEIFDRFKIINKGKKTNIIDSMLRMLEQYSSNLEDLIRERTEELEVEKHRTEKLLSEMLPPSVAEALKTGATVEPEYFDQVTIYFSDIVGFTTISSLSDPIEVVDLLNDLYTLFDAVLSNHDVYKVETIGDAYMVASGLPKRNGNKHAAEVANMSLNILSSVGTFRMRHMPDVPVRIRIGIHSGPCVAGVVGLTMPRYCLFGDTVNTASRMESTGLPYRIHVNLSTVNILRSLKEGYKIEVRGKTELKGKGIEETYWLVGKSDFAKPLPKPPEIKPGVNWQEMVTDEIKTLFRKANRPVDKQKMSGKEGKM, encoded by the exons ATGCGACATTTTCGACCTCTATGGTCCAACCATCCATTTGTGCCTTTAGTGAAAAGCAGGCATACTTTACTGACGCCATCTTTTTACAACTTTTTCATATGGGTCCTTCTCGGATTGTTGACGTTCCCTTGCTGCGTCCACTGTTTGGTATTCAAAGTGGGCGTCCTGGGGCCTTGGAACTGTGACCCGGTCTTCTACAGGACGCTACCGGCCGCCGCCGCAAGGCTCGCTGTGAGCAGGATAAACGAAGACCTCAGTTTGAATTTGGGTCTGAAGATGGACTTTGTCATCCTGCAGGAGCATTGCGAAACTTCCAGAGCTCTGACTGAGTTTATAAACTACGAGAATATGGCGGACGCCTTTGTGGGCCCCACTAATCCCGGGTACTGTACCGCATCGTCACTGCTGGCAAAGAACTGGGACAAGGCCATCTTCTCCCACGCCTGCGTCAATTTCGAGCTGGACCGCATAACGGGATACCCGACCTTTTCCAGGACGGTGCCGCTTCCGTCTGAGGTGCTTTTTGCGGTACTGAAGCACTTCCGGTGGGCTAACATCGTGGTGGTCTCATCCAACGAAGACATCTGGATGGATACGGCCGAGAGAGTGGCTGCTGCTATGAGGAAAAAAGGGCTTCCCGTTGCCTTGGTTACGTCTGTGGGCGTCAACGACACCCAAGTTGAGAGCACGTTGAGGAAGATCCAAGATGCAGGGGAGATAAGAG TGATCATCATGTGCATGCACTCGGTGCTTCTCGGCGGAGAGCGGCAAGCCAATTTCCTCATCAAGGCGCAACAAATGGGTCTGACTTTGGGCCAGTACGTTTTCGTGCCCTATGACGCCCTGCACTACAGTTTGCCCTACAACACCCCCTACTTTTCCCTGCAAAACAACAGCAGGCTGAGCGAGGCCTACGATGCCGTGCTCACCATCACCGTAGTCTCGGACCCTGTGTCCTTCAATGAGGCGTACGCGGCAGCAAAAGAGAGCGGGGAATTGAAGCTGAGTGCGGCTGCGGAGCAG GTGAATCCTCTATTCGGCACAATCTATAACAGCATTCATCTCCTTGCCAAGTCCATCCACAAAACCAGGACAGCCGGCATGCACCTGTCAGGCTCAAACCTGGCCTACTTCACCAAGAACATCTCCTTCAGCGGCTTCAACCAGAAGGTCCAGGTGGACGGCGATGGTGAACTCAAAACTAGCTACGTCATACTAGACACCAGCAACGGTGGCAGCCAGCTGTATCCGACCTACTTGGTGGATCTCACAAATGGGAGGCTTCGGTTTGCTGGGAGGTCCATTAGTTTTCCAGGAGGGTCTCCTCCACCGTCCGATTCCAGCTGCTGGTTTGTTAAGAATCTTCTCTGCAAAGGAG GTGTGGAGGTCACCTACATCATCGTGGTGCTTGCGGTCATCTTGGCTCTAGCTGTAACAGGGCTCGTCATTAGTCTATACATCAG GAGGAGACTCCAGCAAATCCAGCTGTTCAAAGGCCCAAATCGGATCCTGCTGACCTTAGAGGATCTTACTTTCATCAACCCTCAGATTAGCAAGAGG AAAATCACTTTAGAGGACATGTGTGAGTCCAAAAGTGCTCTAGAAGAAAAATCTGCTGACCGCTCACATTCCGTGAACAGCATGCAGACAGCAACTCATGAGTCCACCAACGTTGCCGTTTTTGAG GGTGACTGGGTGTGGCTCAAGAAATTTGAGGATGACCAGTTTAAGGAGGTGAAGCAGAGCGGCACAAAGATTTTTACCAAG ATGAAGGATTTGAGAAATGAGAACGTGAATCCCTTCCTGGGTTTCTTCATGGAGAGCTCCATGTTTGCGGTGGTGACGGAGCACTGCTCCAGGGGGAGTCTACAAGACCTTCTTAGGAATGAGGACGTCAAATTAGACTGGATGTTCAAGTCCTCGCTTGTGCTTGACCTCATCAAG GGTATGAAATACCTCCACCATAGGGATTTCCCGCATGGCCGGCTAAAATCTCGGAATTGCGTGGTAGACGGGCGCTTTGTGCTCAAGATCACAGACTATGGCTTTAACGAGCTGCTAGAGTCTCAAAAAGCTCCCGTAGAACAACCTCCACCTGAAG ACCTTTTTTGGACCGCCCCAGAATTCCTGAGGGATCTCGCAAACTCCCGTAAAGGCACCTTCAAAGGCGATGTGTACAGTTTTTCCATTATTCTCCAAGAGGTGGTGGTCCGAGGACCACCGTATTGCATGCTGGGCCTACCACCTGAAg AGATCATTCGAAAGGTTAAGAAGCCCCCTCCAATGTGCCGGCCCACTGTAGCTCCCGACCAGGCTCCTCTGGAATGTATCCAGCTGATGAAGCAGTGCTGGAGTGAGCTTCCAGACCGAAGACCCAGCTTCAGTGAGATTTTTGACAGG tTCAAGATCATTAACAAGGGTAAGAAGACCAACATCATTGACTCCATGTTGAGGATGTTGGAGCAGTACAGCTCCAATCTGGAGGACCTCATCCGAGAGCGAACTGAGGAGTTGGAGGTGGAGAAGCACAGGACAGAGAAGCTGCTCTCTGAGATGCTGCCACC TTCCGTGGCCGAGGCGCTGAAAACCGGCGCCACGGTGGAGCCGGAGTACTTTGACCAGGTGACCATCTACTTCAGTGATATCGTGGGGTTCACCACCATCTCGTCACTCAGTGACCCCATTGAGGTGGTTGACCTTCTCAACGACCTTTACACTTTGTTTGATGCTGTTCTCAGCAACCATGATGTCTACAAG GTGGAGACCATCGGTGATGCTTACATGGTGGCGTCAGGTCTGCCCAAGAGAAACGGCAACAAGCACGCCGCTGAagtcgccaacatgtctctgaacATCCTCAGCTCGGTGGGAACCTTCCGGATGCGCCACATGCCCGATGTTCCTGTCAGGATACGGATCGGGATCCACTCAG GACCCTGCGTCGCTGGAGTGGTGGGCCTGACCATGCCTCGCTACTGCCTGTTTGGAGACACCGTCAACACTGCCTCAAGAATGGAATCCACCGGCCTGC CTTACAGAATCCATGTTAACTTGAGCACTGTGAACATCCTCCGCTCTCTCAAGGAAGGTTATAAAATAGAAGTCAGAGGCAAGACAGAGCTGAAG GGGAAAGGCATTGAAGAGACATACTGGCTGGTAGGGAAGTCTGACTTTGCAAAGCCTTTGCCAAAACCACCAGAGATCAAACCAGG GGTCAACTGGCAGGAGATGGTGACTGATGAGATCAAGACTCTTTTCCGCAAGGCCAACAGACCAGTGGACAAGCAAAAAATGAGCGGAAAAGAAGGGAAGATGTGA